The Pigmentiphaga aceris DNA segment CTTGCGAGCACTGGAGCCGAAACTGCCGCTGGATTTTCTTTCCGATGGGGCATCGGAGTCCCGACGGGACGCCTGGCTGGATGTTCCGAACGATGTTCCAGCGGACTTTCCGAATGAAGCCCCAGCCCCCCCTACAGGCGACGCTCCACCAGACCCCTGATTGGACGTTCGGGCAAAAGCTCGCGCAGGTGTCTGCGTTCGCCCAGCTGTCTGACCAGATTCCTGACCGGAAGTCCGGCCAAGAATCTGTTCGAACGGCTCGTCGTCGTCCTCATCCTCGTAAATGCGACGACCGGGCGCGGACGGCCAACCCGGACGGGCAGGCCGTTCGCCGCTCACTCTGCCGTGCCTTCGGCAGCGACGGCCTTGCCGGCAGCGCGCGCTGCCACACCGAGCTGTTCACGCACACGGTTTTCGATCTCGTAGGCCATGGCGGTGCGATCCTTCAGGAATTCGCGCGCATTGTCCTTGCCTTGTCCGATGCGTTCGCCGTTGTAACTGAACCAGGCACCCGACTTTTCAACGATGCCGGCTGTCACGCCCAGGTCGATGATTTCGCCTTCGCGCGAGATGCCCGCGCCGTACATGATGTCGAATTCGGCACTCTTGAACGGCGGCGAGACCTTGTTCTTGACGACCTTGACGCGGGTTTCGTTACCCACGACCTCATCGCCCTTCTTGATCGAACCGGTACGACGGATGTCCAGGCGAACCGATGCGTAGAACTTCAGTGCGTTGCCGCCCGTGGTGGTTTCGGGGTTGCCGAACATCACGCCGATCTTCATCCGGATCTGGTTGATGAAGATGACCATGCAGTTGGTACGCTTGATGGTGGCGGTCAGCTTGCGCAGAGCCTGGCTCATCAGACGGGCTTGCAGGCCCGGCAGCGAGTCACCCATTTCGCCTTCGATTTCAGCCTTCGGTGTGAGCGCGGCAACCGAGTCGATCACGATCAGGTCGACCGAGCCCGAGCGCACCAGCGCGTCGGTGATTTCAAGCGCCTGCTCACCCGTGTCCGGCTGCGAGATCAGCAGGTCGGTCAGGTTCACGCCCAGCTTCGATGCATACGACACGTCGAGTGCGTGCTCGGCGTCGATGAAGGCGCAGGTACCGCCGAGCTTCTGCATTTCGGCGATGACTTGCAGCGTGAGCGTGGTCTTGCCCGAGGATTCCGGGCCGTAGATTTCGATCACACGGCCGCGCGGCAGGCCGCCGACGCCCAGTGCGATGTCCAGGCCCAGCGAGCCGGTGGACACGACCTGGATGTCATGTTCGACTTCGTTGTCGCCGTAGCGCATGACCGAACCCTTGCCGAACTGCTTCTCGATCTGGGCGAGCGCGGCGGCAAGCGCCTTGGATTTCTCTGCCGTGGCCGCGGCTGCAGCGGCGGCAGCTGCCTTGGAGGCCTTGGTGTCTTCCATGTATCGTCCTTTGAGATGTCGGGCTGTTCAGCCCAAGGGTTCAGTCTGGATTTC contains these protein-coding regions:
- the recA gene encoding recombinase RecA yields the protein MEDTKASKAAAAAAAAATAEKSKALAAALAQIEKQFGKGSVMRYGDNEVEHDIQVVSTGSLGLDIALGVGGLPRGRVIEIYGPESSGKTTLTLQVIAEMQKLGGTCAFIDAEHALDVSYASKLGVNLTDLLISQPDTGEQALEITDALVRSGSVDLIVIDSVAALTPKAEIEGEMGDSLPGLQARLMSQALRKLTATIKRTNCMVIFINQIRMKIGVMFGNPETTTGGNALKFYASVRLDIRRTGSIKKGDEVVGNETRVKVVKNKVSPPFKSAEFDIMYGAGISREGEIIDLGVTAGIVEKSGAWFSYNGERIGQGKDNAREFLKDRTAMAYEIENRVREQLGVAARAAGKAVAAEGTAE